From a region of the Sporosarcina ureilytica genome:
- a CDS encoding uracil-DNA glycosylase, with the protein MNSFCPVAWPEDPTPENMKNCEECGLYKQGTRMVWGEGNPNAPIMIVLDNPGARENREGQPYVCGTRETLQRAIHEVGLYPDDVYATYILKRRPIRAYDKEQTRRICMQTHLDGQLQKQIPSFVLCLGNVAVQHFFQNPDVDVKSLRGEFHHVNGFLTAVAYHPLAVRRRPNLYRLFIEDLQLIASEITKK; encoded by the coding sequence ATGAATTCATTTTGTCCGGTAGCTTGGCCGGAAGATCCGACGCCTGAAAACATGAAAAACTGCGAGGAATGCGGCCTTTATAAACAAGGTACACGAATGGTCTGGGGTGAGGGAAATCCAAATGCCCCAATTATGATTGTGCTCGACAATCCTGGTGCTCGGGAAAATCGTGAAGGTCAGCCTTACGTTTGCGGTACACGGGAAACGTTGCAACGGGCAATCCATGAAGTTGGACTGTACCCGGACGATGTATACGCTACTTATATTTTAAAAAGAAGACCCATTCGGGCCTATGATAAAGAGCAAACAAGACGAATTTGCATGCAGACACACTTAGATGGACAATTGCAAAAACAAATCCCTTCCTTTGTGTTATGTCTCGGAAATGTCGCGGTTCAACATTTCTTTCAAAATCCAGACGTCGATGTGAAAAGTTTAAGAGGTGAATTTCATCATGTAAATGGATTTCTGACGGCTGTTGCTTATCACCCACTTGCAGTTCGACGTCGCCCAAACTTATACCGGTTATTTATTGAAGATTTACAACTGATTGCTTCAGAAATAACAAAGAAATAA
- a CDS encoding YhgE/Pip domain-containing protein: protein MKNTMMKAEWLQLFRTRKLIIPMIAILFIPVLYAGMFLWAFWDPYANMEDLPVAIVNLDEGATLDGEELALGKELSDTLIEDQTFKFMAVSKEEAEKGLQKQDYYVVIEIPENFSEHATTLLDENPEKLTIIYKPNEGFNFLSAQIGETAMDRIRAEVNEKVASTYAEQLFDSIVKMGDGFGEAANGAGEIHEGAAKLKDGADELKGYLETLASSTVTLADGTAELANGAREAAKGAKELTAGLEELANGSSALVTGAEKAASGASELQEGVATYTDGVQKLADSYGQIGQKESEFNGAVGTLYGKTKELNAAAGQLAAGANDLNAGIEQLSAQLNPLLAALPEEQQAALHAAFEQLQAGSTTLSTGLQGLSAGTSALSEGAGELATASDQLAGAHSQAYAGLNELNDASPTLRSGVTALASGNSELAAGLGKLSEGVVSAKTGSTTLASGLTALTEGTDTVNGGTKTLASKSRELADGSKSLVDGTAELDAGVLTLQEKLAEANAEASDVKPTEKTYEMAASPVDVEQNGINHVPNYGTGFAPYFLSLGLFVGALLLSIVFPLVEPAVKPTGPFAWFTSKVSVLAIVGLIQALIAVGIVKFALGMETINTPLFVVTAILTSYTFIAIVQMLVSIFSDTGRFIAILILILQLTTSAGTFPLELIPAPLQIFNVLLPMTYSVFAFKAAISTGDISFLWANNGILIGFTVVCLAITFGYFALVFKRRHSREEVAEA, encoded by the coding sequence ATGAAGAATACAATGATGAAAGCGGAGTGGCTTCAACTTTTTCGGACACGTAAGTTGATCATTCCGATGATCGCAATATTATTTATACCTGTCTTATATGCAGGTATGTTTTTATGGGCGTTTTGGGACCCATATGCGAATATGGAAGACTTGCCTGTTGCGATCGTTAATTTAGATGAAGGGGCAACGTTGGACGGGGAAGAATTAGCACTTGGTAAAGAGTTGTCGGATACGCTAATCGAGGACCAGACTTTCAAATTTATGGCTGTTTCCAAAGAAGAAGCTGAAAAAGGGCTTCAAAAACAAGACTATTACGTTGTCATAGAAATCCCAGAGAACTTCTCCGAACATGCGACAACTTTACTGGATGAAAATCCTGAAAAACTTACGATTATTTACAAACCGAACGAAGGATTTAACTTCTTATCAGCCCAAATTGGTGAAACCGCGATGGATCGAATTCGTGCGGAAGTGAATGAAAAAGTAGCTTCTACTTACGCAGAGCAATTATTCGATTCGATTGTTAAGATGGGCGATGGATTCGGTGAGGCAGCTAACGGGGCCGGTGAAATACATGAAGGTGCAGCGAAATTAAAAGACGGTGCCGATGAGTTAAAAGGGTATCTCGAAACCCTGGCAAGCAGTACCGTTACGTTAGCTGATGGTACGGCTGAACTTGCCAATGGTGCAAGAGAGGCTGCAAAAGGTGCTAAAGAATTAACTGCTGGACTCGAAGAATTGGCAAATGGTTCTTCAGCGCTTGTAACTGGTGCGGAGAAAGCCGCTAGCGGTGCCTCTGAATTACAAGAAGGCGTGGCAACGTATACAGATGGCGTGCAAAAATTAGCAGACAGTTATGGGCAAATTGGTCAAAAAGAAAGTGAATTTAACGGCGCGGTTGGCACGCTTTATGGAAAAACGAAAGAACTGAATGCAGCGGCAGGTCAATTAGCTGCTGGCGCAAATGATTTAAATGCTGGGATCGAGCAATTATCGGCTCAGTTAAATCCGTTACTTGCGGCACTACCAGAAGAACAGCAAGCAGCATTACATGCGGCTTTCGAACAGTTACAGGCAGGCAGCACTACTTTGTCAACAGGCTTACAAGGTTTATCAGCCGGAACTTCTGCGCTATCCGAAGGGGCAGGGGAATTGGCTACTGCCTCAGACCAACTTGCCGGCGCGCATAGTCAAGCATATGCAGGACTAAATGAATTAAATGATGCCTCTCCAACGTTAAGAAGTGGGGTGACTGCTTTAGCGAGCGGAAATAGTGAGCTTGCCGCGGGTCTTGGCAAATTATCTGAGGGAGTTGTTTCCGCAAAAACAGGTTCGACTACTTTAGCGTCAGGCTTAACGGCATTGACTGAAGGAACCGATACGGTAAACGGTGGAACTAAGACACTAGCCTCGAAATCTAGAGAGTTGGCGGATGGATCTAAATCGTTAGTGGATGGTACAGCAGAATTGGACGCAGGTGTCTTAACGCTGCAGGAAAAATTAGCTGAGGCAAATGCTGAAGCGAGTGATGTGAAACCAACGGAAAAAACGTATGAAATGGCAGCATCTCCAGTAGATGTTGAGCAAAATGGCATTAACCATGTTCCGAACTATGGTACTGGGTTTGCACCGTATTTCTTATCATTAGGATTGTTTGTCGGTGCTTTACTGTTGTCTATCGTTTTCCCACTAGTAGAACCAGCAGTAAAACCGACGGGTCCATTTGCGTGGTTTACAAGTAAGGTATCTGTTTTAGCAATCGTTGGATTAATTCAAGCGCTCATCGCAGTTGGTATCGTGAAATTTGCGTTAGGCATGGAAACGATCAATACGCCATTATTTGTGGTCACTGCGATTTTGACAAGTTACACATTTATCGCGATTGTTCAAATGCTTGTATCAATCTTTAGTGACACAGGCCGCTTCATAGCGATTTTAATATTAATTTTGCAATTAACAACGAGTGCAGGGACATTCCCACTCGAACTTATTCCAGCACCGCTTCAAATTTTCAACGTTTTACTGCCAATGACGTATTCTGTCTTTGCGTTTAAGGCAGCTATTTCAACAGGAGACATTTCATTCCTGTGGGCGAACAACGGCATTTTAATCGGATTTACAGTTGTATGTTTAGCGATCACATTCGGTTATTTTGCACTTGTATTCAAAAGAAGACATTCTAGAGAAGAAGTAGCGGAAGCATAA
- a CDS encoding TetR/AcrR family transcriptional regulator yields MDRRQEILEAAAKSFSLFGYKATTMDQVAKIANVGKGTIYTFFANKEELFNAIVVKMIDEMRVEADKAALEGGTFEEKAHARLMHMLKFRETHLLYAKLIDEEKELRTPAVAEVLQEIEEAIVFYIEEKIKKAIMNGEVRQCDTKLVAYLLFKSYLALVVDWNKTHDEELDEDRIVKLISETIFKSLFV; encoded by the coding sequence GTGGACCGCAGACAAGAAATATTAGAAGCTGCAGCAAAATCATTTTCGCTTTTTGGCTACAAAGCGACGACGATGGATCAAGTTGCCAAAATCGCGAACGTTGGAAAAGGAACGATTTATACTTTCTTTGCGAATAAGGAAGAGTTATTTAACGCGATTGTTGTGAAAATGATTGACGAAATGCGTGTAGAAGCAGATAAGGCGGCATTGGAAGGCGGCACATTTGAGGAAAAGGCGCATGCAAGATTGATGCATATGTTAAAGTTCCGAGAAACTCATTTATTATATGCAAAACTAATTGATGAAGAAAAAGAATTACGGACACCTGCAGTCGCAGAAGTCCTTCAAGAAATTGAAGAAGCGATTGTTTTCTATATAGAAGAGAAAATTAAGAAAGCAATTATGAATGGCGAAGTGCGGCAGTGTGATACGAAGTTAGTTGCGTATTTATTGTTTAAATCTTATCTTGCGCTAGTCGTTGATTGGAATAAAACACATGACGAAGAACTGGACGAGGATCGAATCGTAAAGTTAATTAGCGAGACCATTTTTAAAAGTCTCTTTGTTTGA
- a CDS encoding AIM24 family protein: MSKYSLNEFIQRTKQDEHSNEFFELETPRILEVNLQDLVWAKMGSMISYTGNIKFERERVLEHGLGKMFKKALTGEGTALMKAAGNGRLYLADQGKKITIFDLNNESITVNGNDLLAFEPGIEWDINLMRKMAGMMSGGLFNVNLRGRGKVAITTHYEPLTLLVKPGQPVITDPNATVAWSGHLEPEFRTDISFRTLLGRGSGESIQMEFSGDGFVIVQPFEEGLSTGEPSS, from the coding sequence ATGAGCAAGTATTCATTGAACGAGTTTATTCAGCGTACAAAACAAGATGAACATAGTAATGAGTTTTTTGAATTAGAAACACCACGGATCTTAGAAGTGAACCTACAAGATTTAGTTTGGGCAAAAATGGGGTCGATGATTTCCTATACGGGAAATATTAAGTTTGAACGTGAAAGAGTGTTAGAGCATGGACTTGGTAAAATGTTCAAAAAAGCATTGACCGGTGAAGGAACTGCCCTGATGAAGGCGGCGGGAAATGGTCGATTGTATTTGGCGGATCAAGGGAAGAAAATTACAATCTTTGATTTAAATAATGAATCTATCACGGTGAATGGGAATGACTTGCTCGCATTTGAGCCAGGCATTGAATGGGATATTAATTTAATGCGTAAAATGGCAGGCATGATGTCAGGCGGTTTATTCAACGTAAACTTAAGGGGCCGCGGAAAAGTTGCGATTACGACTCACTATGAACCACTTACCTTACTCGTGAAACCGGGGCAACCTGTAATAACGGATCCAAACGCGACCGTTGCTTGGTCGGGACATCTTGAACCTGAATTCCGCACAGACATTAGTTTTAGAACTCTACTAGGAAGAGGCAGCGGGGAATCGATTCAAATGGAATTTTCGGGTGATGGTTTTGTCATCGTGCAGCCATTTGAAGAAGGGTTATCAACGGGAGAACCATCTTCATAA
- a CDS encoding serpin family protein: protein MKNRLTLVVLAIALLLIMVACGTNEQTKNLKKTRTVSFGGDDYKQMIAPNNEIGFELLKEIEPDEDGNLFISPTSLFMALSMIYNGAEGSTKEEIAQTLKLDGIETEALNKANASLMNRLQKDSDSIQLDIANSIWLNKEFHFQEAFSANNQNYFNAEIEEIDIGDAASADKINKWVANATNDKITEMVTSPLNPNMVTYLLNAVYFKGDWTYAFEEEITKNEPFYLDDGTTKEVPLMSLTEELGYMENDMFQAVELPYGDGEMNMKVFLPKAHIDIKAFQNELTIENWKMWHESFEEKKGTVQLPRFQLDYEVLLNDALRQLGMASAFEEDADFSKMIQENNPIWISMVKQKTFLDVNEKGTEAAAVTGIEFETTAMPLNEPFTMKVNRPFFIAITDTETEAIIFMGIITNPQEGK, encoded by the coding sequence ATGAAAAACAGGTTGACACTAGTGGTGTTAGCTATTGCTTTACTACTAATAATGGTGGCATGTGGAACGAACGAACAAACAAAGAATCTGAAAAAAACTAGGACTGTGTCGTTTGGAGGGGATGATTATAAGCAAATGATAGCTCCCAATAATGAGATAGGGTTTGAATTACTCAAAGAAATTGAGCCGGATGAAGATGGCAATTTGTTTATTTCGCCGACCAGTTTATTTATGGCATTGTCCATGATTTACAATGGGGCGGAGGGCAGCACGAAAGAAGAAATTGCACAAACGCTGAAATTGGACGGGATTGAGACAGAAGCGCTGAATAAAGCAAATGCTTCTTTAATGAATCGCCTACAGAAAGATTCGGATTCTATTCAATTGGACATTGCTAATTCGATTTGGTTAAATAAAGAATTTCATTTTCAAGAAGCTTTCTCTGCAAACAATCAAAATTATTTTAATGCCGAAATTGAAGAAATTGATATTGGGGATGCTGCATCTGCCGATAAAATCAACAAATGGGTGGCAAATGCAACGAACGATAAAATTACAGAGATGGTAACTTCTCCACTAAATCCAAATATGGTCACCTATTTACTAAATGCTGTTTATTTCAAAGGGGATTGGACCTACGCATTTGAGGAAGAAATAACAAAGAACGAACCATTTTATTTAGATGATGGAACGACTAAAGAAGTCCCGCTTATGTCACTCACTGAAGAATTAGGTTATATGGAGAATGACATGTTCCAAGCTGTCGAGCTACCTTATGGTGACGGGGAAATGAATATGAAAGTGTTTTTACCAAAAGCGCATATAGATATAAAGGCATTTCAAAATGAATTGACAATAGAGAATTGGAAAATGTGGCATGAATCATTCGAAGAGAAAAAAGGGACGGTTCAATTGCCCAGGTTCCAATTGGACTATGAGGTTTTATTGAATGATGCTTTACGTCAGTTGGGGATGGCATCAGCATTTGAAGAAGACGCAGACTTCTCTAAGATGATCCAAGAAAATAATCCGATTTGGATTAGTATGGTCAAACAAAAGACGTTTCTCGATGTGAATGAAAAGGGCACTGAAGCTGCTGCTGTAACGGGAATTGAATTTGAAACGACTGCCATGCCGCTAAATGAACCATTTACAATGAAAGTAAACCGCCCATTTTTCATTGCCATTACGGATACAGAAACAGAGGCAATTATTTTTATGGGGATCATTACAAATCCTCAAGAAGGAAAATAA
- a CDS encoding ATP-binding cassette domain-containing protein translates to MYAHSMQNSSTDCGIASLKTILKQLNVNVGNPNDLYKNYNIKKDQGISLWELNQILIGYGVQSDSYEVTDFEQLKEVEKLPMVIVVENDGLAHYVVVHEIKNGKFIISDPSKPKIMECDEGYIKSIFLGFALCINNVDITQKRIRKQSKPNQKERSIGETLYKRMMDNLPIKTKIKMIGLLFLKYMLPVVSTVVIQGFMQVNNGDLSLEDLVFPSITAFIIIVLFYFVNIGEGHQKVMIENRLQAAVLSQYYQQKINDLDSGKNADNVTGYFWNLLNSVSGLLQKFYFKLNLVYVLFLSILLYQFSVLLTVSLIFWFVIFSLYLRNQIPKVRNEERDIVGKSTGFSYAVENNIKTSLDINLFSKNSESEKFVKQKMDEFLKSKVTRTKTELRILSTYQLIVTLMTISAFIIFGFISLNESPDHLMNTSNSIFLISLILGSLSPVVQTWLTYQKSTVAIDHIQSGGDYEDEQVVEGKEKMGVEEINSISIDNINFGYPGSEELFRNFSATFESGEISAITGGNGSGKSTLVKIISGTLEPSSGDLTINGSISKRSFKDVAIHEYISMYSPEFNVYGSTVGRNIRYKVFNEELSDKEKQDYDDIFKLHLLNNYLIQSDGVNISQGQKQKILLMRALNQDKSIYIFDEPSGNLDKEAKGVLIKKMRELAIEKNKIVILITHEEDILRYAHKIVNVERILEVNKLEY, encoded by the coding sequence ATGTATGCACATTCTATGCAAAATTCAAGTACTGACTGTGGAATTGCATCACTCAAAACGATTTTAAAACAACTAAATGTAAATGTGGGCAATCCTAATGACTTATACAAAAATTATAATATAAAAAAGGATCAAGGAATTTCATTATGGGAATTAAATCAAATTTTAATTGGCTATGGTGTTCAATCCGATTCGTATGAAGTCACTGATTTTGAGCAATTGAAGGAAGTGGAAAAACTTCCGATGGTGATTGTCGTTGAAAATGATGGGCTGGCACACTATGTTGTCGTCCATGAAATAAAGAATGGAAAATTCATCATATCAGACCCATCCAAACCTAAAATAATGGAATGCGATGAGGGGTATATTAAATCAATCTTTTTAGGCTTTGCATTATGTATCAATAATGTAGATATCACCCAAAAGAGGATTCGTAAACAATCTAAGCCAAATCAAAAAGAGCGTAGTATAGGCGAAACATTGTACAAGAGAATGATGGATAATCTTCCGATAAAAACAAAAATAAAAATGATTGGATTATTGTTCTTAAAGTACATGCTGCCAGTGGTTTCAACAGTGGTTATTCAGGGGTTTATGCAAGTGAACAATGGCGATTTATCCTTGGAGGATTTGGTTTTTCCGTCTATAACCGCATTCATCATAATCGTCTTGTTCTATTTTGTAAACATAGGAGAAGGACACCAAAAAGTTATGATCGAAAACAGACTACAGGCAGCTGTGTTGTCACAATACTATCAACAAAAAATTAATGACTTAGACTCAGGTAAAAATGCGGACAATGTCACAGGTTACTTCTGGAACCTCTTGAATTCAGTTTCGGGTTTACTTCAAAAGTTTTATTTTAAACTAAATCTTGTTTATGTTTTATTCTTATCAATTCTATTATATCAATTTAGCGTATTATTAACGGTTTCATTAATATTCTGGTTCGTGATTTTCTCATTGTATCTAAGGAACCAAATTCCGAAAGTTAGAAATGAAGAAAGAGATATTGTCGGAAAATCTACGGGTTTTTCTTATGCGGTTGAAAATAACATAAAAACATCGCTGGATATCAATTTGTTTTCGAAAAATAGTGAGTCGGAAAAATTCGTTAAACAAAAAATGGATGAATTTCTAAAAAGTAAAGTTACTAGGACGAAAACGGAATTAAGAATATTATCAACCTATCAATTGATTGTAACACTAATGACAATTTCGGCTTTCATTATATTTGGTTTTATATCATTAAATGAAAGTCCTGATCATTTAATGAATACTTCCAATAGTATTTTCCTTATTTCACTTATACTAGGGAGTCTTTCACCAGTGGTGCAAACTTGGTTAACTTATCAAAAAAGTACTGTTGCTATCGATCACATACAAAGCGGCGGAGATTATGAGGATGAGCAAGTAGTAGAGGGGAAAGAAAAAATGGGGGTGGAGGAGATTAACTCCATTTCTATCGATAACATAAACTTTGGTTATCCAGGAAGTGAGGAGCTATTCAGGAACTTCTCTGCAACATTCGAATCAGGGGAAATTTCCGCGATTACCGGTGGCAATGGTTCCGGGAAATCTACCTTAGTCAAGATAATCTCTGGAACATTAGAACCGAGTTCGGGTGATCTAACGATTAATGGCTCTATTTCTAAAAGGTCTTTTAAAGATGTGGCTATTCATGAATATATTAGTATGTACTCACCTGAATTTAATGTATATGGAAGTACTGTTGGAAGAAATATTCGATACAAAGTGTTTAATGAAGAATTGAGTGACAAAGAGAAACAAGACTACGACGATATATTTAAATTGCACTTACTTAATAATTATTTGATACAAAGTGACGGAGTTAATATTTCGCAAGGACAGAAACAAAAAATACTCCTAATGCGGGCGTTGAATCAAGATAAAAGTATCTATATATTTGACGAGCCTTCTGGAAATTTAGATAAGGAAGCAAAAGGGGTATTGATCAAAAAAATGAGAGAGTTGGCCATTGAAAAAAATAAAATTGTCATTTTAATTACTCATGAAGAGGACATTTTAAGGTACGCACATAAGATTGTGAATGTTGAAAGGATACTCGAAGTAAATAAATTAGAATACTAG
- a CDS encoding ATP-binding cassette domain-containing protein, protein MTALVCENKLLSTSHLTKTYKDYRAVDEVSMTINKGDIYGFIGKNGAGKTTFIRLLTRLIEKGSGNIQYSTREEIKIGAVIEGPVCYPYLSAKDNLKYYAIQMNIKEKNRINEVLEFVGLANTGRKPFKDFSLGMKQRLGLALAILNNPEFLILDEPINGLDPQGIVEIREIILRLNQEFGTTVLISSHILSELSMLATRYGIINDGKLVKELTASELEQECQQHIVLETSDSQQTIDILTASGYKVRSEQNVITLKEKDSSMPKISKLLFDHGIYILRFYSEEENLEDYYLDLINRGAGHA, encoded by the coding sequence ATGACGGCACTCGTTTGCGAAAATAAACTTTTAAGCACAAGTCATTTGACGAAGACATATAAAGATTATCGTGCTGTAGATGAAGTTTCCATGACGATCAATAAAGGAGATATTTATGGTTTTATTGGAAAGAACGGTGCTGGAAAAACAACCTTTATTCGTTTATTAACACGATTAATAGAAAAAGGCTCGGGAAATATTCAATATTCTACTAGAGAGGAAATAAAAATTGGAGCGGTTATTGAAGGGCCTGTATGTTATCCATATTTATCGGCTAAAGATAATTTAAAGTATTATGCAATTCAAATGAACATTAAAGAGAAAAACAGAATTAATGAAGTTCTAGAGTTTGTTGGACTCGCTAATACAGGGAGAAAGCCATTTAAGGACTTCTCCTTAGGGATGAAGCAGCGCTTAGGCCTAGCATTAGCCATTTTAAATAATCCGGAGTTTTTAATTTTAGATGAACCTATTAATGGATTAGATCCACAAGGGATTGTTGAAATTCGAGAAATCATTTTACGTCTTAATCAAGAGTTTGGGACGACCGTTTTAATATCTAGTCATATTTTATCCGAGTTGTCCATGCTTGCTACTCGATATGGCATCATTAATGACGGCAAGTTAGTGAAGGAGCTAACTGCCAGCGAATTGGAACAAGAATGTCAACAGCATATCGTCTTAGAAACCTCGGACAGTCAGCAAACGATTGATATTTTAACTGCATCTGGTTATAAGGTACGAAGTGAGCAAAATGTAATTACGTTAAAAGAAAAGGATTCTAGTATGCCTAAAATCTCTAAATTACTTTTCGATCACGGCATTTATATACTGAGGTTTTATTCTGAGGAAGAAAACTTAGAGGATTATTATTTAGATTTAATAAATAGGGGTGCGGGTCATGCTTAA
- a CDS encoding DUF5776 domain-containing protein, with the protein MDYKLNAASKKNKGINYNNYYIENPTRVKTLVPINIYKTTDFIPKYVKEEVPLDTYFDVNDVEFSFDGYPRLKIKKGYCSANKIFVQQVSEESREESYDGTRLRK; encoded by the coding sequence ATGGATTACAAATTGAATGCTGCAAGTAAAAAAAATAAAGGAATTAACTACAACAATTACTATATCGAGAACCCAACAAGGGTAAAAACGCTTGTCCCAATCAATATTTATAAAACAACTGATTTTATTCCTAAGTATGTAAAAGAGGAAGTCCCGCTGGACACGTATTTCGATGTCAATGATGTTGAATTTTCATTTGACGGTTATCCAAGGTTGAAAATTAAAAAAGGCTATTGTTCGGCGAATAAAATATTTGTTCAGCAAGTATCTGAAGAAAGTAGGGAAGAAAGTTATGACGGCACTCGTTTGCGAAAATAA
- a CDS encoding helix-turn-helix domain-containing protein, giving the protein MQIGSAFNIIRKNKGLSQREVAANIISTSFYSKLETENSNISADLFFQLLDNLDITPEEFEYIYNDYAHTPKRKIDDLCKQIYYAGEIDKLHEKKIEIEEIYKSTDDDFYDRLSILLYCLIQTYNSEKYDPEIIKPIHSYLFTVETWGLYEIRLFTTCIKAFEIDTVLLLSNQLLNNLKAYSTFYFHERDIITVLINIIITCLDNNRLEEADYYIAVAKNRLKSEELMFERNLINYLFGISLIHHHREDEGYQIAMASIDIFKSLNMNGIATQYEDYLEETIQIFTIKS; this is encoded by the coding sequence ATGCAAATAGGTAGCGCTTTCAATATTATCCGTAAAAACAAAGGATTATCTCAAAGAGAAGTTGCCGCTAATATAATTTCCACGTCTTTTTATTCAAAATTAGAAACAGAGAATAGTAATATATCTGCGGACCTCTTCTTTCAACTGCTGGATAATTTGGATATAACGCCTGAGGAGTTTGAGTATATTTACAATGATTACGCCCATACACCTAAGAGAAAAATTGACGATTTATGTAAACAAATTTACTATGCCGGGGAGATAGATAAGTTACATGAAAAGAAAATCGAGATTGAGGAAATATACAAATCGACTGATGATGATTTTTATGATCGATTATCAATTTTACTCTACTGTTTAATACAAACATACAACTCAGAAAAATATGACCCCGAAATTATAAAGCCCATCCATTCATACCTTTTCACAGTCGAAACATGGGGACTATACGAAATCAGGCTATTTACCACATGTATAAAGGCCTTTGAAATTGATACTGTACTTCTCTTAAGCAACCAATTATTGAACAACTTAAAAGCTTACTCAACTTTTTATTTTCATGAACGAGATATCATTACTGTTTTAATTAATATCATTATTACTTGTTTAGATAATAATCGATTGGAAGAAGCCGACTATTACATCGCAGTCGCTAAAAACAGATTAAAATCCGAGGAGCTTATGTTTGAAAGAAATCTAATTAATTATCTTTTTGGCATTAGTCTCATACACCATCATAGAGAAGACGAGGGCTATCAAATCGCAATGGCATCTATTGATATTTTCAAATCCTTAAATATGAACGGTATCGCCACACAGTATGAAGATTATTTGGAAGAAACCATTCAAATTTTCACTATAAAAAGTTAA
- a CDS encoding helix-turn-helix domain-containing protein, translated as MEIGQALKLIRTNKGLSQAKIAGGIISTSFYSKVEKGQSNISSELLFKILEQLNISLNEFWYIYNDYSRGKKNELMHQWKKLYAEGNINHLMKLKDEVDTLYEETQQKFYQRLSIILYCAIQQHHSESYDDEIVSPLTQYLLSVNTWGYYEINLFDACILVLDMDTDTVLSLANKLLNNLRFYANFQTYEKEIITVLINIVKICLNNERLEEADYYLNIAKRKLMNFNLMYEKNTLEFLSGISLMQHGDIDEGKKIAIKSIDNFKVLNMKESADKFLQYLNQKESYCGTT; from the coding sequence ATGGAAATAGGACAAGCTTTGAAGTTAATTAGAACCAACAAGGGATTATCGCAGGCAAAAATAGCAGGTGGAATCATTTCTACATCTTTTTATTCAAAAGTAGAAAAAGGGCAAAGCAATATCTCTTCTGAGTTGTTATTTAAAATACTCGAGCAGTTAAATATTAGCTTAAATGAATTTTGGTATATCTATAATGATTACTCTCGGGGTAAAAAAAATGAACTTATGCATCAATGGAAAAAACTATACGCAGAGGGCAATATCAATCATCTTATGAAGCTTAAAGATGAAGTTGACACGTTGTATGAAGAGACACAACAAAAGTTTTACCAGCGATTATCGATTATTTTATATTGCGCGATTCAGCAACATCACTCCGAAAGCTATGACGACGAAATTGTCTCCCCTCTTACCCAGTATTTATTATCCGTAAATACGTGGGGATATTATGAAATTAATTTATTCGATGCTTGTATATTAGTTTTGGATATGGATACAGATACAGTGCTATCTTTAGCAAATAAACTATTAAATAATTTAAGGTTTTACGCTAACTTTCAAACATATGAAAAAGAAATTATCACTGTCCTAATCAATATCGTTAAAATTTGTCTAAATAACGAAAGATTAGAGGAAGCCGACTATTATCTTAACATAGCAAAAAGAAAACTCATGAATTTTAATTTAATGTATGAAAAAAATACACTAGAATTTTTATCGGGTATTAGTTTAATGCAGCACGGGGATATAGACGAGGGTAAAAAAATAGCCATCAAATCTATAGACAATTTTAAAGTGTTAAATATGAAAGAAAGTGCCGATAAATTTTTGCAATACTTAAATCAAAAAGAATCTTATTGCGGTACAACATAA